One Cucumis sativus cultivar 9930 chromosome 1, Cucumber_9930_V3, whole genome shotgun sequence DNA segment encodes these proteins:
- the LOC116404022 gene encoding uncharacterized protein LOC116404022, giving the protein MNSILKEPRDLPIASFLELVRALLQSWFWELREERIKVTSTLTKWVELVLQKKQERALTMKVNPIDCYQFHVKDLDKDEVVNLHTQECTCKEFQAEQLPCAHAIAVA; this is encoded by the coding sequence ATGAATTCTATATTGAAAGAACCTAGAGATTTGCCAATTGCTTCATTCCTTGAACTTGTTCGAGCTTTGCTACAAAGTTGGTTTTGGGAGCTTCGAGAAGAACGCATTAAAGTGACGTCTACATTGACTAAATGGGTAGAGTTAGttctacaaaagaaacaagaacgaGCTTTGACAATGAAGGTCAACCCAATTGATTGTTACCAATTCCATGTTAAAGATTTAGATAAAGACGAGGTCGTAAATCTTCATACTCAAGAGTGCACTTGTAAGGAGTTTCAAGCTGAGCAACTACCATGTGCACATGCCATTGCTGTAGCATGA